In Kordiimonas sp. SCSIO 12610, the sequence AAATTCAAATGCTCGATGCAATGGAAAAACTCATTGAGGATTGTCCATAGGCATCCTGTTGCAAAGGCCGCGAACGCACCGCCCCAGCCGCCAATTAGGTAACCAGCAGGCATGTTGATGAGCGCAAGCGGTGGTAGCGTCGTGTATAGTGCACCAAAAAGAACCTCAAGATTATGAGGGTCTTGATGGTGATCGTAGTGAACACGCTTCCAGTATTTTGCAGTGAATTTGATTTTATAAAGCCATTTGCCGTGGAGGACCCAGCGGTGCGCGATATACCAGCTCGGCGCAAAAATAGCGATTGCAAATGCAACAGAAATGGCGACGCTTAGCATGCTTTCAGCATAAAAATAGGTTGCGATATACCCTGAAATGACAAGCAGAATATAAACCTGAATAGCGTAATAGCTAAAGAAAGCAGGGAATAATTCCTTGAAGCCCATTTTGTCCAGATAGTGGGTTTCGCGTTTAAAAAGGCCAGTTGCTGCCATTTATATGTCTCCGTTCGCGCTGTA encodes:
- a CDS encoding sterol desaturase family protein, coding for MAATGLFKRETHYLDKMGFKELFPAFFSYYAIQVYILLVISGYIATYFYAESMLSVAISVAFAIAIFAPSWYIAHRWVLHGKWLYKIKFTAKYWKRVHYDHHQDPHNLEVLFGALYTTLPPLALINMPAGYLIGGWGGAFAAFATGCLWTILNEFFHCIEHLNFKPKAKWLKHIKEQHMMHHFHNEDGNYGITNFGWDRLLGTYYLRKDRPTKSKTVFNLGYTEEEAEKYPWVAEASGGVDNRRPREKRATYKTSSHINNSEAT